One segment of Drosophila mauritiana strain mau12 chromosome 3R, ASM438214v1, whole genome shotgun sequence DNA contains the following:
- the LOC117144253 gene encoding 40S ribosomal protein S27 — MPLAKDLLHPLPAEEKRKHKLKRLVQHPNSYFMDVKCPGCYRITTVFSHAQGVVVCAGCATILCQPTGGRAKLTEGCSFRRKPQ, encoded by the exons ATGCCG CTAGCAAAAGATCTTCTGCACCCTCTGCCCGCCGAGGAGAAGCGCAAGCACAAGCTGAAGCGCCTGGTCCAGCACCCTAACTCGTACTTCATGGACGTGAAGTGCCCCGGCTGCTACAGGATCACCACCGTCTTCAGCCACGCCCAGGGCGTCGTGGTCTGCGCCGGATGCGCAACCATTCTGTGCCAGCCGACTGGTGGACGCGCCAAGCTGACAGAAG GCTGCTCCTTCCGCAGGAAGCCACAGTAA
- the LOC117145905 gene encoding protein takeout isoform X1: MFAIAFAVVLCLLVSVEAKFPDDPKPCKYGDGECIMKLCNTLFSENSAEGDPGLNLMQLDPLKVDRMVISQGESSSPVGITLTFTDNLLYGIKDQRIVKVKGFGRDLTAKHEVKIVAKTFSLVGPYNIQGKVLILPISGTGQSNMTMVNVRAIVSFSGKPLVKNGETYLDVTDLTITMKPESSHYHFSNLFNGDKALGDNMNVFLNENSEAIYKETAKAIDRSFGKLYLGVVKGVFSKLPYAKFFADES, translated from the exons ATGTTCGCAATTGCTTTCGCAGTGGTTTTGTGCCTTTTGGTCTCGGTGGAAGCCAAATTCC CCGACGATCCAAAACCTTGTAAGTACGGCGATGGCGAATGCATCATGAAGCTGTGCAACACCCTGTTCAGCGAAAACTCGGCGGAGGGGGATCCCGGTCTGAACCTGATGCAGCTGGATCCGTTGAAGGTGGACCGAATGGTTATTAGCCAGGGTGAGAGCTCCAGTCCCGTGGGCATAACGCTAACCTTCACCGACAATCTGCTGTATGGGATCAAGGACCAAAGGATCGTGAAAGTGAA GGGTTTCGGAAGGGATCTCACCGCCAAGCACGAAGTGAAAATTGTCGCGAAAACCTTCTCACTCGTTGGACCATATAACATCCAGGGCAAGGTACTGATTCTACCGATCAGCGGAACTGGCCAGAGCAACATGACTATGG TTAACGTCAGGGCAATCGTCAGCTTCTCGGGCAAGCCGCTGGTGAAGAATGGGGAGACCTACCTGGACGTTACCGATCTGACAATAACGATGAAGCCGGAGTCCAGCCACTACCATTTCAGTAATCTCTTCAATGGGGACAAGGCGCTGGGCGACAACATGAACGTCTTCCTCAACGAAAACTCGGAGGCCATTTACAAAGAGACGGCCAAAGCAATCGACCGATCCTTTGGCAAACTTTACCTGGGCGTCGTCAAAGGTGTGTTCTCCAAACTGCCGTATGCCAAGTTTTTCGCCGATGAATCATGA
- the LOC117145903 gene encoding protein takeout, whose translation MMLIQLGCVALFCCLASGASNFPPELPRCHMGDTSCIINVSHMLIRQHARTGYPSAGFPQVEPFLIKRFDISDGRTGSLNLKLNFKDVNVEGLSSVKFDRAVGFGADPATSKFEMYGSFPKIVLKGKYVADGRILILPIRGDGDAEIVLHNPKFSVKFKPGTQQRNGRTYLSVDKLKVLVEPQKMNIRLENLFNGDQALGTNLNQFLNDNWTEVWNELHPSIHVAIAEIMKSVLSQLFKRFAYEDLFLEN comes from the exons ATGATGCTGATCCAGCTGGGCTGCGTGGCCCTCTTCTGCTGCCTGGCCAGCGGTGCCTCCAACTTCC CTCCCGAACTGCCGCGCTGCCACATGGGCGACACCAGCTGCATCATCAACGTGTCGCACATGCTGATCCGACAGCACGCGAGGACCGGCTACCCGTCCGCTGGATTCCCCCAGGTGGAGCCCTTCCTGATCAAGCGCTTCGACATCTCCGACGGACGCACTGGCTCCCTCAATCTCAAGCTCAACTTCAAGGACGTGAATGTGGAGGGCCTGTCCAGCGTGAAGTTCGATAGAGCTGT TGGCTTTGGCGCTGATCCTGCAACCAGCAAGTTTGAGATGTACGGATCCTTTCCCAAGATCGTGCTGAAAGGCAAGTACGTGGCGGATGGACGCATCCTGATCCTTCCGATTCGCGGCGATGGCGATGCCGAGATCGTGCTGCACAATCCCAAGTTCTCGGTGAAGTTCAAGCCGGGCACACAGCAGCGCAATGGACGCACCTACCTGAGCGTGGATAAGCTCAAGGTGCTGGTGGAGCCACAAAA GATGAACATTCGGCTGGAGAACCTCTTCAATGGCGACCAGGCATTGGGCACCAATCTGAATCAGTTCCTCAACGACAACTGGACGGAGGTGTGGAACGAGCTGCATCCCTCCATTCACGTGGCCATCGCCGAGATCATGAAGAGCGTCCTCTCGCAGCTCTTCAAGCGGTTCGCCTACGAGGATCTGTTCCTCGAGAACTGA
- the LOC117145905 gene encoding protein takeout isoform X2 has translation MKLCNTLFSENSAEGDPGLNLMQLDPLKVDRMVISQGESSSPVGITLTFTDNLLYGIKDQRIVKVKGFGRDLTAKHEVKIVAKTFSLVGPYNIQGKVLILPISGTGQSNMTMVNVRAIVSFSGKPLVKNGETYLDVTDLTITMKPESSHYHFSNLFNGDKALGDNMNVFLNENSEAIYKETAKAIDRSFGKLYLGVVKGVFSKLPYAKFFADES, from the exons ATGAAGCTGTGCAACACCCTGTTCAGCGAAAACTCGGCGGAGGGGGATCCCGGTCTGAACCTGATGCAGCTGGATCCGTTGAAGGTGGACCGAATGGTTATTAGCCAGGGTGAGAGCTCCAGTCCCGTGGGCATAACGCTAACCTTCACCGACAATCTGCTGTATGGGATCAAGGACCAAAGGATCGTGAAAGTGAA GGGTTTCGGAAGGGATCTCACCGCCAAGCACGAAGTGAAAATTGTCGCGAAAACCTTCTCACTCGTTGGACCATATAACATCCAGGGCAAGGTACTGATTCTACCGATCAGCGGAACTGGCCAGAGCAACATGACTATGG TTAACGTCAGGGCAATCGTCAGCTTCTCGGGCAAGCCGCTGGTGAAGAATGGGGAGACCTACCTGGACGTTACCGATCTGACAATAACGATGAAGCCGGAGTCCAGCCACTACCATTTCAGTAATCTCTTCAATGGGGACAAGGCGCTGGGCGACAACATGAACGTCTTCCTCAACGAAAACTCGGAGGCCATTTACAAAGAGACGGCCAAAGCAATCGACCGATCCTTTGGCAAACTTTACCTGGGCGTCGTCAAAGGTGTGTTCTCCAAACTGCCGTATGCCAAGTTTTTCGCCGATGAATCATGA
- the LOC117144252 gene encoding nucleoporin Nup37: MRSVTEPDHSIPLNEAIYCYDICTNDFAYNLIAVAFRKHLSLLLVGLPEESGEFGYTHLQDMDLGEKEPRSVSALAFSPDTSLNCTPNNVTLCAANGSQLKLYRTDLGQFTTLQVLRGHGDYVNDVSWVCEGELLASVSDDFTCRFWTTTGAGENVITFGLSSAGMSVKSHPEDPNKVLVAEKKGIIHLYNVTLKQTVISVESPKFPLMSADWAHSNRLFITSLAGGDVVTWDLNRPYVPADVKQVHEDCGRVVRFAPGSSEMVIAMVMGLTLKVFAAKSTVPLLEASLKSYGGMAWHQRLPYISAVSDRKLLFWKVQMK; this comes from the exons atGCGATCTGTCACCGAGCCCGACCACAGCATCCCGCTTAATGAAGCCATCTACTGCTACGATATATGCACCAATGACTTTGCCTACAACCTAATCGCAGTGGCCTTCAGGAAGCACTTGAGTCTGCTGCTCGTTGGACTGCCG GAGGAGAGCGGCGAGTTCGGGTACACACACCTGCAGGACATGGACCTGGGCGAAAAGGAACCGCGGAGCGTGAGCGCACTGGCCTTCTCGCCGGACACTTCGCTCAACTGCACGCCCAACAATGTAACTTTGTGCGCGGCTAACGGCAGCCAGCTCAAACTATACCGCACCGATCTGGGCCAGTTCACCACTCTCCAGGTGCTCCGCGGGCATGGGGACTACGTCAACGATGTGTCCTGGGTTTGCGAGGGCGAACTGCTGGCATCCGTTAGCGATGACTTCACCTGCAGATTCTGGACGACGACAGGCGCCGGGGAGAATGTCATAACCTTTGGCCTGTCCTCCGCTGGAATGTCCGTCAAGAGTCACCCCGAGGATCCCAACAAGGTTCTTGTGGCGGAAAAGAAGG GCATCATTCATCTATACAATGTGACGCTCAAGCAGACAGTCATCTCCGTGGAGTCGCCCAAATTCCCCCTGATGTCGGCAGACTGGGCCCACAGCAACAGGCTCTTCATCACCTCGCTGGCCGGCGGGGATGTGGTCACCTGGGACCTGAACCGACCCTATGTGCCCGCGGACGTCAAGCAGGTCCACGAGGATTGCGGCCGAGTGGTACGCTTCGCTCCAGGCAGCTCCGAGATGGTCATCGCCATGGTCATGGGGCTGACTCTCAAGGTGTTCGCGGCCAAGTCGACCGTTCCTCTGCTGGAGGCCTCCCTGAAATCCTATGGTGGAATGGCCTGGCACCAGCGATTGCCGTACATTAGTGCGGTCTCCGATAGGAAACTCCTCTTCTGGAAAGTGCAAATGAagtaa
- the LOC117145901 gene encoding nucleotide exchange factor Sil1: MSGKQVVVFLGSVLILGCLQVAAATETDNKTSDFVATDEWQTIAEGQAIPRGLHVRINLQTGLKEAKLLDESERGTSLQSQPDDQNAREARDDNEPLALDYKPDIIEESIRRVKEQKKSYAELRKAYKEFQKNFRTDGELIVQLIDQFRNFSRTPLESEMRSKLDCLENLEYLLHQIDNALMFVDNGGLDDVLLPIVVNDTNPSLRVSAMRVLGSLASNNPKAQIKVFEKNFGSHLAQILTSSGNVGEISAALHAFGALLRKFPLAQQRVLSTSGTQALIKVLQSPDVELRSKAKVVTLISDLVLEKRSVLEASKDDPEASSTMAQYVLLDFESWLKTPGYCAALDTVLTKDFLLLLDQPEVVEQFATALETTEDMCTSTWSQSSGLRHALLTVRNRYANSTDEYRLEVSQILAKLCERLFNKPKHTEL; encoded by the exons ATGAGTGGCAAGCAGGTGGTCGTCTTTCTGGGCAGTGTCCTGATCCTGGGATGCCTGCAAGTGGCAGCGGCCACGGAAACGGATAACAAAACCAGCGATTTCGTGGCCACAGACGAATGGCAGACGATTGCGGAAG GTCAAGCTATTCCCAGGGGTCTGCACGTGCGCATCAACCTACAAACGGGGCTCAAGGAAGCCAAACTCTTGGACGAAAGCGAACGTGGCACGTCGCTGCAGAGTCAACCGGATGATCAGAATGCTCGGGAAGCTCGCGATGACAACGAACCCCTGGCTCTGGACTACAAGCCGGACATTATCGAGGAGTCCATACGTCGGGTCAAGGAGCAGAAGAAGAGCTATGCCGAGCTACGCAAAGCGTACAAAGAGTTCCAAAAGAACTTTCGCACGGACGGAGAGCTGATCGTCCAGTTGATCGACCAGTTCCGAAACTTCAGCAGGACGCCGCTGGAGTCGGAGATGCGCTCCAAGCTGGACTGCCTGGAGAATCTGGAGTATTTGCTCCATCAGATAGACAATGCCCTGATGTTCGTTGATAATGGGGGATTGGATGATGTCCTACTACCCATTGTTGTGAACGATACCAATCCATCCCTGAGGGTGTCGGCCATGCGTGTGTTGGGCTCGCTGGCGAGCAACAATCCCAAGGCCCAGATCAAGGTGTTCGAGAAGAACTTCGGTTCTCATCTCGCTCAGATTCTGACCAGTTCCGGAAATGTTGGTGAGATCTCCGCCGCGTTGCACGCCTTTGGAGCCCTGTTGCGGAAATTTCCGCTAGCCCAGCAGCGAGTGCTTTCCACCTCGGGTACACAGGCTCTGATCAAGGTGCTCCAGAGTCCGGATGTGGAGCTGCGTAGCAAGGCGAAGGTAGTGACCCTCATAAGCGACCTGGTGCTGGAGAAGCGGTCAGTGCTGGAGGCCAGCAAAGATGATCCCGAAGCCTCATCCACAATGGCGCAATATGTGCTCTTAGACTTCGAGTCCTGGCTGAAAACGCCGGGCTACTGCGCGGCGCTGGACACTGTGCTGACCAAGGATTTCCTGCTCCTCCTGGATCAACCGGAGGTGGTGGAACAGTTTGCCACCGCATTGGAGACCACTGAGGATATGTGCACCAGCACGTGGTCGCAAAGTTCCGGTCTCAGGCATGCCCTGTTAACCGTACGCAATCGGTATGCCAACAGCACGGACGAGTACCGACTGGAGGTGTCCCAGATCCTGGCCAAACTGTGCGAGAGATTGTTCAACAAGCCCAAGCACACCGAACTGTAA
- the LOC117145904 gene encoding protein takeout, whose amino-acid sequence MELTLALVLLLGCASTYGHASDLPSGIERCAIMDEQCLENGVNFVLRNFAKSGIKELGLIPLDPLHVKKFKIGRNPHSPVNIDLSFHEMDILGLHQGVAKRVSGFTNDLSRSIELVMDVPEIGVRGPYSVDGRILILPITGKGNADIRLTRTKVRALIKFKRVSKGDHQTYAEVVDIKVELDPSHVTYHLENLFNGQKDLSENMHALINENWKDIFNELKPGIGEAFGLIAKSVLDRIFGKLPLEQLFVV is encoded by the exons ATGGAGCTAACACTCGCCCTCGTCCTGCTGCTCGGATGTGCGTCCACCTACGGACACGCCTCCGATTTAC CCTCAGGCATCGAGAGGTGCGCCATCATGGACGAGCAGTGCCTGGAGAACGGAGTGAACTTCGTGCTGAGGAACTTCGCCAAGAGCGGCATCAAGGAGCTGGGCTTGATCCCCCTCGATCCGCTGCACGTCAAGAAGTTCAAAATCGGACGCAATCCGCACAGTCCGGTCAACATCGATCTCAGCTTCCACGAGATGGACATCTTGGGTCTACATCAGGGAGTTGCAAAGCGAGTGAG CGGATTCACAAATGATCTCAGCCGCTCCATCGAGCTGGTCATGGATGTTCCAGAAATAGGAGTCAGAGGACCCTACTCGGTGGACGGAAGAATACTCATTCTGCCCATCACCGGAAAGGGCAATGCCGACATCCGCCTCA CTAGAACAAAGGTACGTGCACTGATCAAATTCAAGCGCGTCTCCAAGGGCGATCATCAAACCTACGCCGAGGTGGTGGACATCAAGGTTGAGCTGGATCCCTCCCATGTGACCTACCATCTGGAGAATCTGTTCAACGGCCAGAAGGATCTGAGCGAGAACATGCACGCGCTCATCAACGAGAACTGGAAGGACATCTTCAATGAACTGAAGCCGGGCATTGGCGAGGCCTTCGGACTGATAGCCAAGTCGGTGCTGGACAGGATATTCGGCAAACTGCCACTGGAACAGCTCTTTGTAGTCTAA
- the LOC117145900 gene encoding protein bag-of-marbles, with protein sequence MLNARDVGPKDNEDQQLDHNFKLMEEHLASMVIGNENEDPIQATCQHEDSNEDGATCTSGVLFEIQENFGRLRLCDVAAPLLEFHGLDCLQQLQKRSRQLAFEGSPAKKSRSGDADFLLVTGPKQKQLQKENVWNRQCKDSASAEQPTTIEKLRMIGIHGDCLEHNATLRLMNLFRSLHDHLTADLGFSRQNSMPSDYLFDLPVKSMMPKSINVRYQLQVLCTKVERFLVQQRRTLEANRHFDFEKYDECDKLLKGSASYLENFKLLLKPEMRNRNGNSGSNADKFHAQRMERLLIGLRDWIKAAHLSVHVFNWEMDLEHRYSGAMTESHKSLTERAILLSGAELKAANVRDISFEELLIAKRFDLEGPICCAQEQHEFLTALIANPETYFPPSVVAICGPQTLGGVNMQEQSASEAEFEEIEEVPSSPPRHTIRVPRFRS encoded by the exons ATGCTTAATGCACGTGACGTGGGTCCTAAGGACAACGAGGACCAGCAGTTGGACCACAATTTCAAGCTGATGGAGGAGCATTTGGCCTCCATGGTGATAGGCAATGAAAATGAAGATCCAATTCAAGCCACTTGTCAGCACGAGGATTCGAACGAAGATGGTGCCACCTGCACATCGGGTGTTTTATTTGAAATCCAGGAGAACTTCGGTAGACTCCGGCTATGTGACGTGGCAGCACCACTCCTCGAATTCCACGGTTTGGATTGCTTGCAACAGCTTCAGAAGCGATCGCGCCAGCTTGCATTCGAAGGTTCTCCGGCCAAGAAGTCGCGATCCGGAGACGCAGACTTTTTGTTGGTCACCGGGCCAAAGCAGAAGCAACTGCAGAAGGAAAATGTGTGGAACCGACAGTGTAAAGACTCTGCGTCCGCGGAGCAGCCTACAACTATTGAGAAACTGCGTATGATTGGTATTCACGGCGATTG CTTGGAGCACAACGCCACGCTTCGTTTGATGAATCTGTTCAGATCCCTGCATGATCACCTGACCGCCGATTTGGGCTTCTCGCGCCAAAACTCAATGCCCTCGGACTATCTGTTCGATTTGCCGGTCAAGAGCATGATGCCAAAGAGCATAAATGTGCGCTACCAACTGCAGGTGCTGTGCACCAAAGTAGAGCGCTTCCTTGTCCAGCAGCGCCGCACCTTGGAGGCGAATCGCCACTTCGATTTCGAGAAGTATGACGAGTGTGACAAGTTGCTTAAGGGTTCCGCATCCTATTTGGAGAACTTCAAACTGCTTCTAAAGCCCGAAATGCGCAATCGAAACGGAAACTCGGGGAGCAATGCGGACAAGT TCCATGCTCAGCGCATGGAGAGATTGCTGATTGGTCTGCGCGATTGGATCAAGGCTGCGCATCTCAGTGTGCACGTGTTTAACTGGGAAATGGATCTGGAGCACCGCTACTCGGGGGCCATGACCGAAAGCCACAAGTCGTTGACCGAGCGGGCGATCCTTTTGTCTGGTGCCGAGCTAAAGGCGGCCAATGTGCGTGATATCAGTTTTGAGGAGCTGTTGATCGCCAAGAGATTTGACTTGGAAGGTCCGATCTGTTGTGCCCAGGAGCAGCATGAGTTCCTTACCGCTCTGATCGCCAATCCAGAGACCTATTTCCCACCCAGTGTTGTCGCCATTTGCGGGCCACAGACGCTTGGCGGAGTGAATATGCAGGAGCAGTCAGCGTCGGAGGCGGAGTTTGAGGAGATCGAGGAAGTGCCATCATCGCCGCCTCGTCACACCATACGTGTACCTCGCTTCAGAAGCTAA